Below is a window of Geminocystis sp. M7585_C2015_104 DNA.
ATACAGTATTACATCGTTGTCGCTAGCACGCCCCACCCTGATCACCGTGTTAGGATCAAACTGCCACTTCTGGACTGCCACCGATTTTAGGGGATGCAACAGAGTTAGGGTTATCACTGACATTACTTGCGAGTAAATACTGCTAACAAAAGGGGAGCAACCGGCGCGCTCCATGACTAAATCTATCCTTTTATTCTACCCGACTTAGTCATGGATGGTAACAGGACAAGTCTTCTAAAACACCGGCACCGGGAAGGACACCACCCCCCGGGCAGAATCTCCAACCCGCTGCCGTTCAAGAGGGAGCTTCTTGCCATTACACATCCAAATACATTATATCTGAATTTTTCTATTGCGCAATAGGAGAATATTAGACTACAACAGCCCTGCATTGGCCATCCCTAGCACCAGGCCCACCCCCAGAATATGACCGAAACTCATGGTGGCCAACAACTCTGGAAAGCCGTAATTCTTCCATAAAGCCGGCTTTTCTATAGGCAAGTCCGGCCCACTGCCTGGATTCTTTATAGCAAAACGCCCTATAAAAATCGCCATCATGTTCGCCGCCACCATCACAATCGCTACATTTGTATTCCAGCTTACTGTTTGCGGCACTTTTGTAAGTAGATATGCTAAAAGCATTTCTTGATAACTCCCAAACTGAAATAAATTATGATTATTAATTGTTTTTGCGGGTACACCATGCCATCGGGCAAGTTATGTCTATCATCTTAGATTAAATCTTGTTTTTTTTTCCTCACAAATTGTTAATTTTTATTGCTGAGCGCCTCCCTCTAGTTTATGCGTCTGAAAATATGTGGTATAACAGAACTGGCCCAGGCAATAGCAATTGCCGAACTGGGTGTTGACACTCTAGGTTTCATCTGCGTTGCTGACTCCCCCCGTTACCTGGAGGCTACTAGGATACAACAGATAACCAGCAAACTGCCAAAACAGGTAAGCAAGATAGGAGTATTTGTCAACCAAACCGTAGAGACCATTGTAACAGTCCTAGAAACAGCAGGACTTACTGGCATTCAACTCCATGGAGACGAAACCCCCAGCCAGTGCGCCCAACTCAGGGAGATTTTGCCGCGGGTTGAGATTATCAAGGCCTTTCGTTACCGCGACAAGAAGTCCTTGGCTACACTGGAAGAATATCTCCCCTACATCGACACTATTCTAGTGGATACCTATCAGAAAAATGTCTATGGGGGCACGGGCAAAACCCTCGATTGGCAACAGTTAAGGGACTTTCGTCCCAAAAGGCCATGGTTGTTGGCTGGAGGCCTTAATGCCGACAATATTCTTTTGGCACTACAAACCGTCCACTGTGATGGTTTTGACGTCTCCAGTGGCGTGGAAATTAGTCCTGGCAAAAAAGACTTGGCCAAGGTGCGACACCTAGTTAGTATCCTAAATTCCTATAAGTCTTCACTCCCCTCTTCCAATTAGTAGGAATTGGGAATTTAGTTGTTCAGTAACACCAACAGTGCCGATAATACCAAACTAACCGTAATACTAACAATAAATCAGCTCATTATCTGTCCTATGGAGAAAAAATTAGCCTTCTTGGGGTTAGGGGTGATGGGCAAACCCATGGCGGAAAACCTACAGCAGGCCGGGTGTAGTCTAAAAGCCTGGAATCGCACTAAAAATCGCCCCCATTTACAGAATACCTTCCTGCCACTAGTGGACACCATAGCAGAGGCGGTGGCAGAGGCAGATATTATCTTTACCTGCCTGGGGGGTGTGCCAGATGTAGAAGAGGGTTTATTAGGGGAGGCTGGAGTCATTCACTATGCCCGTTCCAGTAGTCTAGTAGTAGACTTTAGTACTATTGGTCCAAGGGCCGCACAGGCGATCGCCCAGAAGCTGGCCACCAAGGGTATTCATTTCCTGGATGCCCCCGTTTCAGGAGGCGACATTGGCGCAAAACAGGGCACCTTAACCATCATGGTGGGAGGAGATAAACTGGACTTTGACCTATGTCTCCCCTATTTCCAGATACTAGGCAAGAATATCACCTACTGTGGCCCCACGGGCAGTGGTCAGGCGGTCAAGTTATGTAACCAGGTGTTGGCCAGTCTACATATGGTCGCCCTCTGCGAGGCTATTACCCTCGCCAAGATCCAAAACATCGACCCTCAGTTGGTGGTTCGGGTTTGCAGTACGGGCGCCGCCTCCTCTTGGGCCTTAACCAATTTAGGGCCAAAGATACTACAACAAGACTACCAACCCGGTTTTATGATCAAACATATTCTCAAAGACCTACGTTTGGTTACAGAAGCCCTCCAAGACACCAGTTACTCTCTCCCCGGAGTACAGCTTGCCCGTCAACTGTTTGAAACTGCCGCCCGTCTCATTGGACAAGAAGGTTATAACCTTGGCACTCAGGCTATGATTCGTGCCTACCTGGGGGAGGACAAAGACAACCTTCCGGGCTAAGACGTACAATTCTTTAATACGCCTTTGCCCAAAGGGGGAATTTCATTAGAAGGTGACCTCGTTCAGCCAACGCACAGCATCCTTGGCATGATAGGTTAAAATAATGTCCGCACCTGCCCTTTTAAACCCCAGCAGGGTTTCCATAGTCACCTTCTTTTCATCTATCCAACCGTTGAGGGCGGCCGCCTTGATCATTGAATACTCCCCAGACACATTATAGGCCGCCACCGGCAAATTGGTAGCCTGTTTCACCTGCCAAATTATGTCCATATATGCCAAGGCCGGTTTTACCATCAACATGTCCGCCCCCTCTTCTATGTCCAACTGGATTTCTTTCAATGCCTCCCTTGAATTAGCCGGACTCATTTGGTAGGTACGACGATCGCCAAAACTGGGGGCCGACTCCGCCGCCTCCCTAAATGGCCCATAATAGGCAGATGCATACTTAGCCGCATAGGACAAAATCGGTATGTGACTGAAGCCGTTTTCGTCCAACGCCTCACGTATTGCCTTTACCATCCCATCCATCATTCCCGAGGGGGCTATTATATCCGCCCCTGCCCTCGCCTGTGATACCGCTGTCTTCTTTAATAATTCTAGAGTAGGGTCATTCAAAACTCTACCCACTAAGTCTCCCACTTCCAGATAGCCACAGTGTCCATGGATGGTGTATTCACAAAGACAGGTGTCGTTAATGACAATTAGCTCCGGTACCGCCTTTTTTACTGCTTCTGTAGCCCTTTGCACTATACCACAGTCATGCCATGCCCCTGTAGCCTGTTCGTCCTTCTCTTCCGGTATCCCAAACAGGATTATTGCCGGTATCCCCAAATCGTATACCTCCTTTGCCTCTTCTACTATTTTGTCTACTGACAGCTGATATACCCCCGGCATTGACTTTACTTCTTTTGCTACTCCCTCCCCCGGCACCACAAACAATGGGTAAACCAGGTCATTCACCGTCAGTACTGTTTCTTGCACCATGCGTCTTATCTGCCAATTCTGACGCAGACGCCGCGGCCTGTTTACTGGGAACATACCTCTCTTCTTCTCTTATTGCTGTCTCGTCTTTTTGCTGTCTTTCTAGTTTACGTCTTTCCTTCTTTCCCCCTTCTCTGCCAGTAATATTTTGTTACTTTTTGCCCAGGGGTTGACAAAGGGAGGTCGTTCACGCTAGAATGGGGGCGT
It encodes the following:
- a CDS encoding phosphoribosylanthranilate isomerase → MRLKICGITELAQAIAIAELGVDTLGFICVADSPRYLEATRIQQITSKLPKQVSKIGVFVNQTVETIVTVLETAGLTGIQLHGDETPSQCAQLREILPRVEIIKAFRYRDKKSLATLEEYLPYIDTILVDTYQKNVYGGTGKTLDWQQLRDFRPKRPWLLAGGLNADNILLALQTVHCDGFDVSSGVEISPGKKDLAKVRHLVSILNSYKSSLPSSN
- the psaK gene encoding photosystem I reaction center subunit PsaK, producing MLLAYLLTKVPQTVSWNTNVAIVMVAANMMAIFIGRFAIKNPGSGPDLPIEKPALWKNYGFPELLATMSFGHILGVGLVLGMANAGLL
- a CDS encoding NAD(P)-dependent oxidoreductase, which encodes MEKKLAFLGLGVMGKPMAENLQQAGCSLKAWNRTKNRPHLQNTFLPLVDTIAEAVAEADIIFTCLGGVPDVEEGLLGEAGVIHYARSSSLVVDFSTIGPRAAQAIAQKLATKGIHFLDAPVSGGDIGAKQGTLTIMVGGDKLDFDLCLPYFQILGKNITYCGPTGSGQAVKLCNQVLASLHMVALCEAITLAKIQNIDPQLVVRVCSTGAASSWALTNLGPKILQQDYQPGFMIKHILKDLRLVTEALQDTSYSLPGVQLARQLFETAARLIGQEGYNLGTQAMIRAYLGEDKDNLPG
- the hemB gene encoding porphobilinogen synthase, with the translated sequence MFPVNRPRRLRQNWQIRRMVQETVLTVNDLVYPLFVVPGEGVAKEVKSMPGVYQLSVDKIVEEAKEVYDLGIPAIILFGIPEEKDEQATGAWHDCGIVQRATEAVKKAVPELIVINDTCLCEYTIHGHCGYLEVGDLVGRVLNDPTLELLKKTAVSQARAGADIIAPSGMMDGMVKAIREALDENGFSHIPILSYAAKYASAYYGPFREAAESAPSFGDRRTYQMSPANSREALKEIQLDIEEGADMLMVKPALAYMDIIWQVKQATNLPVAAYNVSGEYSMIKAAALNGWIDEKKVTMETLLGFKRAGADIILTYHAKDAVRWLNEVTF
- a CDS encoding FHA domain-containing protein, whose translation is MSVITLTLLHPLKSVAVQKWQFDPNTVIRVGRASDNDVILY